A stretch of the Flavobacterium sp. 5 genome encodes the following:
- a CDS encoding aldose epimerase family protein — protein MKNAQLMTILFLGLLLQTSCEKKEKDNVKVSNKPLSENINMQPTVLDSNNFIGEIEGKKVELYWIKNENIQAAFTNYGGRLISLLVKNKNNEFVDVVVGFKSIKDYQNSTEPYFGATIGRVGNRIAKGKFNLNGKNYSIPVNNGENALHGGTKGYQDVVWNAEKINDKTLVFTYVSPDMEMGFPGNLKVKVTYSVTTDNQVRMEYEATTDKTTIVNLTNHAFFNLNGEGSGTILNHIVQFNAKEYTPVDKGLIPTGKIETVIGTPFDFTTPHTIGERIKTNNIQLENGGGYDHNFVLKNEKVNGLIHVGSVTGDISGVVMNVFTEEPGFQFYSGNFMQGKNTFKSGSKDDYRTAFALETQHFPDAPNQPNFPSINLEPKAVYHTVSVYKFSK, from the coding sequence ATGAAAAATGCACAATTAATGACCATTCTTTTTTTAGGATTGTTGCTTCAGACTTCTTGTGAAAAGAAAGAAAAAGATAATGTCAAAGTATCTAATAAACCTCTAAGCGAAAATATAAACATGCAACCAACAGTTCTTGATTCAAATAATTTTATAGGAGAAATCGAAGGAAAAAAAGTGGAGCTATATTGGATAAAAAATGAAAATATTCAAGCCGCTTTTACCAATTATGGAGGTCGATTGATTAGTTTATTGGTTAAAAATAAAAACAACGAATTTGTTGACGTAGTAGTCGGTTTTAAGAGTATTAAAGACTATCAAAACTCAACTGAGCCTTATTTTGGAGCTACTATTGGACGTGTAGGTAATCGAATTGCTAAAGGAAAATTTAATTTGAATGGAAAAAATTATAGTATTCCAGTTAATAACGGTGAAAATGCTTTGCATGGAGGAACAAAAGGATACCAAGATGTTGTTTGGAATGCAGAAAAAATAAATGATAAAACTTTAGTTTTTACTTATGTTTCTCCTGATATGGAAATGGGGTTTCCCGGAAATTTAAAAGTAAAAGTTACATATAGTGTGACTACTGATAACCAAGTAAGAATGGAATATGAAGCAACAACAGATAAAACAACAATAGTAAACTTAACCAATCATGCTTTTTTTAATTTAAATGGAGAAGGAAGTGGCACTATCTTAAATCATATTGTACAATTCAATGCTAAAGAATACACACCTGTTGATAAAGGTTTAATTCCGACAGGTAAGATTGAAACAGTTATTGGTACACCATTTGATTTTACTACGCCTCACACTATTGGAGAACGCATCAAAACGAATAATATTCAATTAGAAAATGGTGGTGGATACGACCATAATTTTGTTTTAAAAAATGAAAAAGTTAATGGTTTGATTCATGTTGGATCAGTTACAGGAGACATATCTGGTGTTGTAATGAATGTTTTTACAGAAGAGCCAGGTTTTCAATTTTATAGCGGCAATTTTATGCAAGGAAAAAACACATTCAAATCTGGCTCAAAAGATGATTATAGAACAGCCTTTGCATTAGAAACGCAGCATTTTCCTGATGCTCCAAATCAACCTAATTTTCCATCAATTAATTTAGAACCAAAAG
- a CDS encoding cellulase family glycosylhydrolase, translating to MKNKNKLIAIALFSMLTISCNKSKNEVKTEQTPTETSATERTIWSKEKANEWYAEQPWLVGANFTPGNAINQLEMWQADTFDPKKIDQELGWAEGIGMNVMRVYLHDLLHKDDAEGFYKRMDEYLTIADKHNIKTLFVLFDSCWDPFPVSGKQRVPQPFVHNSGWVQSPGQKALLDETQTPRLEKYIKETVAHFKNDKRILGWDVWNEPDNMNRPAYEKVEVVNKEELVYKLLEKAFKWARSSNPSQPLTSGVWAGDWSEKGMKPIFRLQLEQSDVISFHCYDKPADFTNRINELKRYGKPLLCTEYMARPNGSTFEGFLPIGKENKIAMINWGLVDGKTQTKFPWDSWTKKYTSAPPVWFHEVFNSDGTPYKKSETDFIKKITSKVNAK from the coding sequence ATGAAAAATAAAAATAAATTAATAGCTATTGCTTTATTTTCGATGCTAACAATTAGCTGTAATAAAAGCAAAAATGAAGTTAAAACGGAGCAAACCCCAACAGAAACTTCTGCTACAGAAAGAACAATCTGGTCCAAAGAGAAGGCTAACGAATGGTATGCAGAACAACCATGGTTAGTTGGAGCTAATTTTACACCTGGTAATGCTATTAACCAACTAGAAATGTGGCAAGCAGATACTTTTGATCCTAAAAAAATCGATCAAGAATTAGGTTGGGCAGAAGGTATAGGAATGAATGTGATGCGTGTTTATCTTCATGATTTATTGCATAAAGATGATGCTGAAGGGTTTTATAAAAGAATGGATGAGTATTTGACAATCGCAGATAAACACAATATCAAAACATTATTCGTTTTATTTGATTCTTGTTGGGATCCGTTTCCTGTATCTGGAAAACAAAGAGTTCCTCAGCCATTTGTACATAATTCTGGCTGGGTACAGTCACCAGGACAAAAAGCACTTTTGGATGAAACACAAACTCCACGCTTGGAAAAATATATTAAAGAAACGGTTGCGCATTTTAAAAATGACAAACGTATTTTAGGTTGGGATGTTTGGAATGAGCCCGATAACATGAACAGACCTGCTTATGAAAAAGTAGAAGTTGTGAACAAAGAAGAGCTGGTTTACAAACTCCTAGAAAAAGCTTTCAAATGGGCACGCTCAAGTAATCCTTCTCAACCTTTAACTTCAGGAGTTTGGGCTGGAGATTGGTCTGAAAAAGGAATGAAACCTATTTTTAGATTACAATTGGAACAATCAGATGTTATTTCTTTCCACTGTTATGATAAGCCTGCTGATTTTACAAATAGAATAAATGAGCTAAAACGCTACGGAAAACCATTATTATGTACTGAATATATGGCTAGACCAAACGGTAGCACATTTGAAGGTTTTCTGCCAATCGGTAAGGAAAACAAAATTGCTATGATCAATTGGGGATTAGTAGATGGGAAAACACAAACTAAATTTCCTTGGGATAGTTGGACAAAAAAATATACATCAGCACCTCCGGTATGGTTTCATGAAGTATTTAATTCAGATGGAACACCATATAAAAAATCAGAAACTGATTTTATTAAAAAAATTACATCCAAAGTAAATGCTAAATAA
- a CDS encoding family 43 glycosylhydrolase → MKIKNSILKQTLLLILFCIGNNTISAQQTFANPILDYGPDPYSTYYNGYYYYTHTMQNKLVLWKTKNLADLKNAEKKVIWTAPKNTDYSAEVWAPEFHFINNKWYVYFAADNGSNDTHRMYVLENDSKNPMKGEWVFKGKIAPRTDKWAIDGNIFTYKEQLYMIWSGWEGDSNGQQNIYIAKMKSPTQIDGDRVLISKPTNTWELYGALHDDKNPAQVNVNEGPQFLSHNDKVFIVFSASGCWTDNYSLGLLTFTGTDNLLDSSAWAKSDKPILEQSNKTKVYAPGHNSFFKSPNGKEDWILYHANSNPGDGCGVKRSPRMQQLKWDEMGNPVIGEPAASGVPLTIPSM, encoded by the coding sequence ATGAAAATAAAAAATTCCATACTAAAACAAACATTATTACTGATTCTATTTTGTATCGGAAACAATACTATATCTGCACAACAAACATTTGCGAATCCTATTTTAGATTATGGTCCCGACCCTTATAGTACTTATTATAATGGATATTACTATTATACACATACTATGCAAAACAAATTAGTTCTTTGGAAAACTAAAAATTTAGCAGATTTAAAAAATGCCGAAAAAAAAGTCATTTGGACTGCTCCAAAAAACACTGATTATTCTGCCGAAGTTTGGGCTCCTGAGTTTCATTTTATTAATAACAAGTGGTACGTTTATTTTGCAGCAGATAATGGTTCTAATGATACACACAGAATGTATGTTTTAGAAAATGATTCTAAAAACCCAATGAAAGGTGAATGGGTTTTTAAAGGAAAAATCGCCCCACGAACCGATAAATGGGCTATTGATGGCAATATTTTTACGTATAAGGAACAATTGTACATGATTTGGTCAGGTTGGGAAGGTGATTCCAATGGGCAACAAAATATTTATATAGCCAAAATGAAATCTCCAACTCAAATTGATGGTGACAGAGTTTTAATCTCTAAACCAACAAATACTTGGGAATTGTATGGCGCACTGCATGATGACAAAAATCCAGCACAAGTAAATGTAAACGAAGGGCCTCAATTTCTATCGCATAATGACAAAGTGTTTATTGTATTTTCAGCAAGTGGTTGTTGGACTGATAATTATAGTTTAGGATTGCTCACTTTTACGGGAACTGATAATTTATTAGATTCTTCGGCATGGGCAAAATCAGATAAACCAATTCTGGAACAATCAAATAAAACGAAAGTCTATGCTCCGGGGCATAATTCATTCTTTAAATCACCAAATGGTAAAGAAGATTGGATTTTGTACCATGCAAATTCAAATCCTGGAGATGGATGTGGTGTAAAAAGATCTCCTAGAATGCAACAGTTAAAATGGGATGAAATGGGTAATCCTGTTATTGGTGAGCCAGCTGCTTCAGGAGTTCCTTTGACTATTCCTTCTATGTAA